A region of the Dermatophagoides farinae isolate YC_2012a chromosome 7, ASM2471394v1, whole genome shotgun sequence genome:
GATGCATCTAAACCTTCTTCAAGATGTCCAGATGAACTCCAAGAATTGGTCcatgtttttgaaaatcgaTACGATACATTATTATCGGCATAAACATCACCGGGCCAACCATCTGCACGTTGTACAtaggtttttgttttacattcCGTCATACAATCACTACGACATGCATAACCATCTTTACGATAATCATAACAATTAGTAGCATATGGTGGTGGCAATAATTTGGTTATTTGTCTTTCAAATGATACGCTAACAAATTGATGTTTATCCGGATCTAATTGTTGAATATTGCTAGTTGCAGCAAATTGATGTGACACTAGATATAtggaacaaaacaacaacatatgaagaaaaaaaaatatttcattagTAATTCATTGACTTACTTTCAGGTGAATGAATATAGATCAAACCGTTGAACATAAAATCACGATTCAATTCGATCCATGCTAAATATTTAAGATTAGCTGCAGCATCTTTTGGTATCTGATAATTGATATCTTGATAAGCGGTACGATTCAAAAATAATGtaaaacatttaaattcatatgaaattgtttcatGAATTGGATTCAATGTACTACAATTGATACGATTATAGCTTTGGAGGTCCCAATTTGGATgcatcaatgttgatgaataataattattattagacaCTCGATTTAGATATTGTCCAAGTGGTGTGGCTAGATgacattttttaaaaaatttttccgttGATACTGTCAGATTATGTTGTATGTCGATGGTTTGTGAATGcaatgatttcaataatttatcacgatattttctttttttcaacatcattgcTATCTGTGTTCGTGTTTTGcctgaatgaataatgaaaattaaaaagaaaaaaaaatcaattaatagtGTATTATcgtgaatttttatttttttttgttttgttttatttttgctaTTTTAACCACCACTACTTACcgacaaaatcatcatatatacttggttcgattttgattaatttttccaCCAAAATTGTACTAGATAGTTCACTACAAACAGTAATACCTGGTAAATGTACAAATGGTGATGGATCCACACGAATATCCACCGTTGTTGGATAACGAAGATATAGATTAcaaacaatatatatttgatatGCACATATCACAATAGCAATAATGGTTATGATGATACGAATTATATTACGAACATTACGTTGAACACTTTGGactttattcatttgtacggaaataaatttttttttcttcactatATATGGTTGTcgtaataaacaacaaacaacaaaa
Encoded here:
- the LOC124496624 gene encoding uncharacterized protein LOC124496624, whose protein sequence is MNKVQSVQRNVRNIIRIIITIIAIVICAYQIYIVCNLYLRYPTTVDIRVDPSPFVHLPGITVCSELSSTILVEKLIKIEPSIYDDFVGKTRTQIAMMLKKRKYRDKLLKSLHSQTIDIQHNLTVSTEKFFKKCHLATPLGQYLNRVSNNNYYSSTLMHPNWDLQSYNRINCSTLNPIHETISYEFKCFTLFLNRTAYQDINYQIPKDAAANLKYLAWIELNRDFMFNGLIYIHSPEMSHQFAATSNIQQLDPDKHQFVSVSFERQITKLLPPPYATNCYDYRKDGYACRSDCMTECKTKTYVQRADGWPGDVYADNNVSYRFSKTWTNSWSSSGHLEEGLDASELAACSYQCGQMDDCESVQYDVRTARVRERDEDDKSQSHSFTIGILPPKNFQIINEHVPKFEKIEFLIYIGGLISLYMGISFRSIGVSILSWATFSSKHQSGLCIWCCRQTDLKDNNTPTAIAVATSATGNNQQADKTIYYNLPPPTTTIFYNKDYK